From a region of the Lentilactobacillus curieae genome:
- the rny gene encoding ribonuclease Y, giving the protein MNMTGIILAIIAILVAGIVGIISFIFGKTTQKKIQLREEQSTKSSASEIIADAKKKADTLIKESKLTAQEDNHRYRSTVENELKKRRSEIQKQEDRLLQREEALDRKDSSFEKRENSLNRKEQRINKEQQSLVSQQKEANSLIEKRQSEIERVAGLSNDEAREMILKETDAKLTDEKARMVKESYDQAAAEADENAKKLIIEAIQQSSADVVSETTVTVVNLPNEDMKGRIIGREGRNIRTFETLTGVDLIIDDTPEAVVLSGFDPIRREVAKMTLEKLIKDGRIHPARIEEMVDKSRKELEQRIQEIGEETLFELGIHSMGPDMIKLVGQLNFKIVNGQNLLSHSIEVAKLAGALASELGEDVTLAKRAGLLHDIGKAANSGVEGSHVDVGVDLAKKYHESPVVIDSIAAYHEGNQPEFIISELVAVAEKIAISRPGAHSESLESFVHRLDSLEKITDSFDEVEKSYAIQAGREIRVIAKPNDVSDTQAIVLSRNIKQKIESEMKYPGHIKVTVIREVRSVEYAK; this is encoded by the coding sequence ATGAATATGACTGGAATAATCCTCGCAATCATCGCTATCCTTGTTGCTGGTATAGTTGGAATTATTAGTTTTATATTTGGGAAAACTACCCAGAAAAAAATTCAGTTGCGTGAAGAACAATCTACGAAAAGCAGTGCTAGTGAAATTATTGCAGATGCCAAGAAAAAGGCGGACACATTAATTAAGGAATCTAAGTTAACTGCTCAAGAAGATAATCATCGCTATCGTAGTACTGTTGAGAATGAGCTCAAAAAACGTCGCTCTGAAATTCAAAAACAGGAAGATAGACTTTTGCAGCGTGAAGAGGCTCTAGACCGGAAAGATTCTTCCTTCGAAAAGCGGGAAAACAGTCTTAACCGTAAAGAACAAAGAATTAATAAGGAACAACAAAGTTTAGTATCACAACAAAAAGAAGCAAACTCACTTATTGAAAAACGCCAATCAGAAATTGAACGTGTTGCTGGGTTGTCAAACGACGAAGCGCGCGAAATGATTTTAAAGGAAACAGATGCAAAGCTAACTGATGAAAAGGCTCGAATGGTTAAGGAGAGCTATGATCAGGCAGCTGCTGAAGCTGATGAGAATGCCAAGAAGTTAATTATCGAAGCTATTCAACAGAGTTCAGCAGACGTTGTGTCTGAAACGACAGTTACAGTTGTTAATTTGCCTAATGAGGATATGAAGGGACGAATCATTGGTCGTGAAGGCCGAAACATTCGTACTTTTGAGACCCTTACTGGAGTTGATTTAATTATCGATGATACTCCCGAGGCGGTTGTGTTAAGCGGATTTGATCCAATTAGAAGAGAAGTCGCTAAGATGACCCTTGAAAAATTGATAAAGGATGGCCGAATTCATCCAGCTCGCATTGAAGAGATGGTTGATAAGAGTCGTAAAGAACTTGAGCAACGTATCCAAGAAATTGGAGAAGAAACGTTGTTTGAACTCGGAATCCACTCAATGGGTCCTGATATGATCAAGCTGGTTGGTCAATTAAACTTTAAGATTGTTAATGGTCAAAATCTGTTAAGTCATTCAATTGAGGTTGCTAAGTTAGCAGGCGCATTGGCGTCTGAATTAGGTGAGGATGTTACTTTAGCTAAGCGCGCAGGATTATTACACGATATAGGAAAGGCCGCCAACAGCGGTGTTGAGGGATCTCACGTTGATGTTGGTGTTGATTTAGCAAAGAAGTATCATGAGAGTCCCGTAGTTATCGACTCCATTGCTGCTTATCACGAAGGAAATCAACCAGAATTTATTATTTCTGAGTTAGTTGCAGTTGCTGAAAAGATTGCCATTTCTAGACCAGGTGCACACAGTGAGTCTTTGGAAAGCTTTGTACACAGATTGGATAGCCTCGAAAAGATCACCGATAGTTTCGATGAAGTTGAGAAGAGTTATGCAATTCAAGCTGGTAGAGAAATTAGGGTAATTGCAAAGCCAAACGATGTCTCTGACACCCAGGCGATTGTCCTTTCTAGAAACATTAAACAAAAAATTGAATCTGAAATGAAGTATCCCGGCCACATCAAGGTCACGGTTATTCGTGAAGTCAGATCGGTTGAATATGCAAAGTAA
- the recA gene encoding recombinase RecA: MADQRKAALDKALKSIEKEFGKGSIMRMGDKADTQISTIPTGSLALDEALGVGGYPRGRIVEIYGPESSGKTTVALHAVAEVQKRGGTAAYIDAENALDPVYATHLGVNIDDLLLSQPDTGEQGLQIADALVTSGAIDIVVVDSVAALVPRAEIDGEMGDQHVGLQARLMSQALRKLSGTINKTKTIALFINQIREKVGVMFGNPETTPGGRALKFYSTIRLEVRRAEQIKDGTDIIGNRTRIKVVKNKVAPPFRRAEVDIMYGQGISQSGELIDMAVEKDIVNKSGSWYSYGEDRIGQGRENAKQYLVDHPDIYAEVETKVREAYGIPDDQSDSKKTDDKPKGKDNKADDKETKPEAESLDLNIDK, from the coding sequence ATGGCTGACCAAAGAAAAGCTGCCTTAGATAAGGCGCTAAAGAGTATTGAAAAAGAGTTCGGAAAAGGCTCCATCATGCGAATGGGAGACAAAGCCGATACCCAAATTTCAACAATTCCAACTGGCTCACTAGCCCTCGATGAAGCACTTGGGGTGGGTGGCTATCCACGAGGAAGAATCGTTGAAATCTACGGTCCTGAAAGTTCTGGTAAAACAACGGTTGCGTTACATGCCGTTGCTGAAGTTCAAAAACGTGGGGGAACTGCAGCATACATCGATGCCGAAAATGCGTTGGATCCTGTATATGCAACTCATTTAGGTGTAAACATTGACGATTTGTTGCTTTCACAACCAGATACTGGTGAACAAGGGCTTCAGATTGCCGATGCCTTGGTTACCAGTGGTGCAATCGATATTGTAGTTGTCGATTCAGTTGCTGCATTGGTTCCACGAGCAGAAATTGACGGTGAAATGGGAGACCAACATGTTGGGTTACAAGCTCGTTTAATGTCACAAGCGCTTCGTAAGTTATCCGGAACAATTAACAAAACTAAAACAATTGCATTGTTCATTAACCAGATTCGTGAAAAGGTTGGGGTTATGTTTGGTAATCCTGAAACCACTCCTGGTGGCCGGGCATTGAAGTTCTATTCAACAATCAGACTTGAAGTTAGAAGAGCTGAACAGATTAAAGATGGAACTGACATTATTGGTAACCGGACCCGAATCAAAGTGGTTAAGAATAAGGTAGCTCCTCCATTTAGAAGAGCCGAAGTTGATATCATGTATGGCCAAGGAATCTCTCAATCTGGTGAACTTATCGATATGGCCGTTGAGAAGGACATCGTTAATAAATCTGGATCTTGGTATTCATATGGTGAGGATCGGATTGGCCAAGGTAGAGAGAACGCTAAGCAATACCTTGTTGACCATCCAGATATTTACGCCGAGGTTGAAACTAAAGTTCGAGAAGCCTATGGGATTCCTGATGATCAATCAGATAGTAAAAAGACTGATGACAAGCCAAAAGGCAAAGATAACAAGGCGGACGACAAAGAAACTAAACCTGAAGCAGAAAGCTTAGATTTAAATATCGACAAATAA
- a CDS encoding CinA family protein has translation MTIQERVVNLLIEKDISITAAESLTAGEFQSTIGQVPGVSSAFEGGFVTYSNEVKEQLLGIPKDVIDTFGVVSGETVVWMANQARSILRKDIGISFTGAAGPDSLEGKPAGTVFIGIALPGDKTYSREYHFDGSRNEIRTHCVEQGLKLVLAEIEK, from the coding sequence ATGACAATTCAAGAGCGCGTGGTAAATCTTCTGATTGAGAAAGACATTTCAATTACCGCTGCTGAAAGCTTAACTGCAGGTGAATTTCAAAGTACAATTGGCCAAGTGCCTGGAGTCTCAAGCGCCTTTGAGGGTGGTTTTGTGACCTACTCGAATGAAGTTAAGGAACAACTGCTGGGAATTCCAAAAGATGTAATTGATACTTTTGGGGTAGTAAGTGGTGAGACTGTTGTTTGGATGGCAAATCAAGCACGATCAATCCTAAGAAAAGATATCGGGATCTCATTTACTGGAGCTGCTGGTCCTGATTCACTAGAAGGTAAACCAGCAGGAACAGTTTTTATCGGGATTGCGCTTCCGGGTGATAAAACTTATTCAAGGGAGTATCACTTCGATGGTAGTCGAAATGAAATTAGAACACATTGTGTTGAGCAAGGGCTAAAATTAGTTTTGGCGGAAATTGAAAAATAA
- the pgsA gene encoding CDP-diacylglycerol--glycerol-3-phosphate 3-phosphatidyltransferase, with amino-acid sequence MNLPNKLTIFRIILIPFFILILAIPTTMGVMQVGGTVLTGSRLLAALVFIVASLTDFLDGQIARRNHLVTNFGKFADPLADKMLVMTAFIFLVELNMAPAWVVAIIVCRELAVTGLRLIIVENDGQVLAAAWPGKIKTTTQMLAIIFLLLNNVFFAAINLPLGEIMLYICLFFTVYSGIDYFVKNRSIFSDSF; translated from the coding sequence ATGAATTTACCAAATAAATTAACAATTTTTAGAATCATTTTGATACCATTTTTCATTTTGATTTTAGCGATTCCTACAACAATGGGGGTTATGCAGGTTGGCGGAACAGTCTTAACAGGAAGCCGACTTCTTGCTGCTTTGGTTTTCATCGTTGCCTCGCTAACTGATTTTTTGGATGGTCAAATTGCTAGAAGAAACCATTTGGTCACTAACTTTGGCAAGTTTGCTGACCCATTAGCCGACAAAATGTTGGTTATGACAGCATTTATCTTTTTGGTGGAGTTAAATATGGCACCTGCATGGGTAGTTGCCATAATCGTTTGCCGGGAATTAGCAGTTACTGGTCTAAGATTAATCATCGTTGAAAATGATGGCCAGGTATTGGCAGCCGCTTGGCCAGGGAAAATTAAAACTACAACGCAGATGTTGGCAATTATTTTCTTGCTACTTAATAACGTCTTCTTTGCGGCAATTAACTTACCACTTGGAGAAATTATGTTATACATTTGCTTGTTCTTTACAGTTTATTCTGGGATTGATTATTTTGTTAAAAATCGGTCAATTTTCTCTGATTCTTTTTAA
- a CDS encoding helix-turn-helix domain-containing protein, whose product MDNENQSVTIGQKLHDARVAKGYTLDDLQKNTKIQKRYLMAIEDNNFDALPGEFYVRAFVKQYADSVGLNGQELLNDFNHKLPDTEDPEYVDRVNDDNPQTRSVQRKADERTEKIRRYIPIAAVSVVVLIILIAIWVAAAKSTRNTAKTEIETSKVSVSGSSSSSKSSSAKKAKKKASTSNTKVSFSQLSATDSDLTYRVKGASKTPKIKLSVTEASGSDSATSDSSATSAWMSVTADGSSLWQAALTAGKSHTVSLPANTSSVTINSGNAPVTKISVDGKQMKLPTASSQVRNVILQLNGSADSSSTETSSSTTDTTTDTTGTQTGTDTGTTGY is encoded by the coding sequence ATGGATAACGAAAACCAATCCGTAACAATTGGACAAAAATTACACGATGCAAGGGTGGCCAAAGGTTATACCCTTGATGATTTACAAAAAAATACCAAAATTCAAAAGCGTTATTTAATGGCGATTGAAGATAACAATTTCGATGCTTTACCAGGTGAGTTCTACGTGAGAGCCTTCGTTAAACAATACGCTGACTCTGTGGGACTAAACGGTCAGGAATTGTTAAACGACTTTAACCACAAGCTTCCGGATACTGAAGATCCTGAATATGTTGATCGAGTAAACGATGACAATCCTCAAACTCGTTCAGTTCAACGTAAAGCTGATGAGCGAACTGAGAAAATTCGCCGTTATATTCCGATTGCAGCCGTTTCTGTGGTTGTATTGATCATCTTGATTGCCATTTGGGTTGCTGCAGCTAAAAGCACTAGGAATACTGCAAAGACTGAAATTGAGACTAGCAAAGTTTCTGTTTCTGGATCAAGCTCAAGCAGTAAGTCATCCAGTGCCAAGAAAGCCAAGAAAAAGGCCTCAACTTCAAATACGAAAGTTAGTTTCAGTCAACTGTCAGCAACTGATTCTGATTTAACTTATCGGGTTAAAGGTGCTTCCAAGACGCCTAAAATTAAGCTAAGCGTTACAGAAGCATCAGGATCAGATTCAGCTACTTCTGACTCGTCTGCAACTAGTGCTTGGATGTCAGTAACTGCGGACGGTAGTTCATTGTGGCAAGCTGCTTTAACTGCTGGTAAATCACACACCGTTTCGCTTCCTGCGAATACATCATCAGTAACAATTAATTCTGGTAATGCACCCGTAACCAAGATTTCTGTTGATGGTAAGCAAATGAAGTTGCCAACAGCATCAAGTCAGGTTAGAAACGTTATTCTCCAACTTAACGGTTCAGCAGATTCATCAAGCACTGAAACTTCTTCATCAACAACTGATACAACAACGGATACTACGGGTACCCAAACAGGTACAGATACAGGTACCACAGGATATTAA
- the yfmH gene encoding EF-P 5-aminopentanol modification-associated protein YfmH — protein MKIINYPEFSEQLFQETLPNGLRVFLHPMAGFNRTSAVLSVNYGSADSKFVRDGKLITQPAGIAHFLEHKMFDKKDYDVFELFNKNGGRSNAYTSFTKTNYVFSSTDNAKENLELLLNFVMQPYFDKQKVEREKGIISQEINMYKNDPDNQLFTSSVQSMYKGTSLADDIAGTDESLAKITVEDLNLAYDTFYRPDNMTLIVSGNLDPEKLMTVIRENQTQYPKRNRNVKFVAPKPEDVEGRTEIITMDVSRPKAAFTLRSNLDKQLSGDEGLRHELGLNLLMNLFFSENSSQYDELYHQGIIDDSFSFEIEVERGFQFAMLAGDTDDPAQFVSSLKGIADSIPELLDAKAEEFELQKRELLGNYVAMMDSPEAVSNQFYGFDDKPQTIYDEIEIISKLTLDDIKIISNNFLANYTPGCVTVQKKV, from the coding sequence ATGAAAATAATTAATTATCCTGAGTTCAGTGAACAGTTATTTCAAGAGACTCTCCCTAACGGATTGAGAGTATTTTTACACCCCATGGCAGGGTTTAATCGGACCTCTGCCGTACTTAGTGTTAACTACGGTTCAGCGGACTCGAAGTTTGTTCGTGATGGTAAGTTGATCACTCAGCCAGCAGGAATTGCGCATTTCTTAGAGCATAAGATGTTTGATAAAAAAGATTATGATGTTTTTGAGTTGTTTAATAAAAATGGTGGTAGGTCAAATGCGTACACCTCATTCACTAAAACCAACTACGTATTTTCATCAACGGATAATGCAAAGGAAAACCTAGAGTTGCTCCTTAATTTTGTGATGCAACCATACTTTGACAAGCAAAAGGTCGAACGCGAAAAGGGAATCATTTCTCAAGAAATAAATATGTACAAAAATGATCCCGATAATCAGTTATTTACGTCGAGTGTTCAATCTATGTATAAAGGGACATCATTAGCAGATGACATAGCTGGAACTGATGAATCATTGGCAAAAATTACGGTGGAAGATCTGAATTTGGCTTACGATACATTTTACCGTCCTGATAATATGACGTTAATTGTTAGTGGTAACTTAGACCCAGAGAAGTTGATGACAGTTATTCGTGAAAACCAAACGCAGTATCCAAAGCGCAATAGGAATGTTAAATTTGTTGCTCCTAAGCCCGAGGATGTTGAGGGGCGCACAGAAATCATTACTATGGACGTATCAAGACCTAAGGCTGCATTTACTCTAAGAAGTAATTTGGATAAGCAGTTGAGTGGGGATGAAGGATTACGGCACGAATTAGGACTAAATTTATTGATGAACCTGTTTTTCTCAGAAAACTCTTCCCAGTATGATGAGCTTTACCATCAAGGGATAATTGATGATTCATTTTCATTTGAAATTGAAGTTGAACGAGGCTTTCAATTTGCCATGTTGGCTGGAGATACAGATGATCCTGCCCAATTTGTATCAAGCTTAAAGGGAATTGCTGATTCAATTCCTGAATTACTGGATGCAAAGGCAGAAGAATTTGAACTGCAAAAGAGGGAACTGTTAGGTAACTATGTTGCTATGATGGATTCCCCAGAGGCAGTCTCCAATCAATTTTATGGGTTTGACGACAAACCACAAACCATTTACGATGAAATTGAGATTATCAGCAAATTGACATTGGATGACATTAAAATAATTAGTAATAATTTTCTCGCAAACTACACTCCAGGGTGTGTAACGGTTCAAAAGAAAGTTTAA
- the yfmF gene encoding EF-P 5-aminopentanol modification-associated protein YfmF codes for MNEIKSKNYRIFTHNTDKFKTTKITIYFTLKSDEKNFAKMALLSELLGNATSKYSSETEVSRQLSRMYGASFGVTVLRYGDVHTLRINISFPNDKYLPDNHHVVSEIMGFLDEVINHPLIGGNQFEESFFNLHKANLLNYFNSIIENREYYATIQLQKLMFPNDINHGSFLYGTIDQLQKTTAADLFDFYQWLLKNANIMGFIGGHIDDEFVNQLDEIIPNTDHQFVKLDPFVKLPQIDKVARKEQKLEIDQTVLTMGYELPILSNDPDYYNAIVLNQVLGGSPQSVLFNDVREDQSLAYDISSSYNSLNGTLSVSAGILPQNQPLVEDLVAKSIEKIMNGNIDDTVISGIKQSLIDQRKSSADSLGAQIEKLFVKEITNASVDDDDFIAGVKSVKKSDVVDLAKQIKLRAVFALKGNGGSDENN; via the coding sequence GTGAACGAAATTAAATCAAAAAATTATCGAATTTTTACTCATAATACCGATAAATTTAAAACTACCAAAATTACTATTTACTTTACGCTTAAGTCAGATGAGAAGAACTTTGCGAAAATGGCGCTATTGAGTGAATTACTCGGAAATGCCACAAGTAAATATTCCAGTGAGACGGAGGTTTCTAGACAGCTTTCGAGAATGTATGGTGCCAGTTTCGGAGTTACAGTTTTAAGATACGGAGATGTTCACACACTTCGAATCAATATTAGTTTTCCAAATGATAAATACCTTCCAGATAATCATCACGTTGTTTCAGAAATAATGGGATTCCTCGATGAGGTTATTAATCATCCACTAATAGGTGGTAATCAGTTTGAGGAGAGCTTTTTTAATTTACATAAAGCCAATCTACTCAATTACTTCAACTCAATTATTGAAAACCGCGAATACTATGCAACTATCCAGTTGCAAAAATTAATGTTTCCAAACGACATTAACCACGGAAGCTTTTTATACGGAACAATTGATCAGCTTCAAAAAACCACGGCAGCTGATTTATTTGATTTCTATCAGTGGTTATTAAAAAATGCCAACATTATGGGATTTATCGGTGGTCATATCGATGACGAGTTTGTTAATCAATTAGATGAAATCATTCCCAATACGGATCATCAATTTGTCAAACTAGATCCGTTTGTTAAATTACCGCAAATTGATAAGGTAGCTCGAAAAGAACAAAAATTAGAAATTGATCAAACTGTGTTAACCATGGGTTACGAGTTACCAATTCTTTCAAATGATCCTGATTATTATAATGCAATTGTTTTGAACCAGGTACTGGGTGGCTCACCTCAGTCAGTCCTGTTTAATGATGTGCGTGAGGATCAGAGCCTAGCCTATGATATTTCTTCATCATATAATTCTTTGAACGGAACTTTGTCGGTATCAGCAGGAATCTTACCTCAAAATCAACCGTTAGTTGAAGATTTAGTTGCTAAATCCATTGAAAAAATTATGAATGGAAATATTGACGATACAGTAATTTCGGGAATCAAACAATCACTAATTGACCAGCGAAAATCTAGTGCGGACTCACTTGGGGCACAAATCGAAAAGCTTTTTGTCAAAGAGATTACTAACGCTAGTGTTGATGACGACGACTTTATAGCCGGCGTTAAGTCAGTTAAAAAGTCTGACGTGGTTGACTTAGCCAAGCAAATAAAATTGCGAGCAGTTTTTGCCTTAAAGGGTAATGGAGGTTCGGATGAAAATAATTAA
- a CDS encoding amino acid ABC transporter substrate-binding protein, with the protein MKKRLIRSLFAVTLIMIPLLLSGCRIESRQKLESKPDTWETVQKQKKIVIGLDDSFVPMGFQTKSGKIVGYDVDLAKAVFKQYGIKVDFQPIDWSMNVTELRNGTIDLIWNGFSITPQRSKAVSFSTPYLVNDQILVTKKKNNINSFADMQGKVAGVQNGSAGAMDIDNQPKLLKDRIKGHSPVLYDSFTDAFIDLNSNRIQGLLIDSIYADYYIAHQSDRKSFKVIKSNFPKEYYGVGMRKGDTMLKQKIDQGLKELAKNGKLKQIDQKWFGSKVSSPLLNNK; encoded by the coding sequence ATGAAGAAGAGATTGATTCGCAGTTTGTTCGCAGTGACATTGATAATGATTCCGCTACTTTTATCAGGTTGCCGAATTGAATCACGACAAAAATTAGAGAGTAAGCCTGACACCTGGGAGACCGTTCAGAAGCAAAAGAAGATTGTTATTGGTCTTGATGATAGTTTTGTTCCAATGGGATTTCAGACTAAGAGTGGCAAAATTGTTGGTTACGATGTTGACCTTGCCAAAGCTGTTTTCAAACAGTATGGAATTAAGGTTGATTTTCAGCCAATTGATTGGTCAATGAACGTTACTGAGTTGCGCAATGGGACGATTGATTTAATTTGGAATGGTTTTTCAATTACGCCGCAAAGATCTAAGGCGGTTTCGTTTAGTACTCCATACTTAGTGAACGACCAAATTTTAGTTACTAAGAAGAAAAATAACATCAATAGTTTTGCGGACATGCAGGGTAAAGTTGCCGGGGTCCAAAATGGATCCGCTGGGGCAATGGATATTGATAACCAGCCTAAGTTGCTGAAAGATCGGATCAAGGGTCACAGTCCCGTATTGTATGATTCCTTCACAGATGCGTTCATTGATTTGAATTCAAACAGAATTCAAGGGTTATTGATAGATAGCATTTATGCTGACTATTACATTGCTCACCAGTCTGACCGAAAATCATTCAAAGTTATTAAAAGCAATTTTCCAAAGGAATACTATGGCGTTGGAATGCGAAAAGGTGATACAATGCTCAAGCAAAAAATTGACCAAGGCCTAAAGGAATTAGCTAAGAATGGTAAGTTAAAACAAATTGACCAGAAGTGGTTTGGAAGTAAAGTATCTTCACCTCTTTTAAATAATAAGTGA